gtatatataagtgtatatgtagttgtatatatatatatatatatatatatatatatatatatatatatatgtatatgtatatatatatatatatatatatatatatatatatatatatataatgtatgtatatatatagtatatatacacacatacacacacacacacatatatatatatatatatatatatatatatatatgtatatgtatatataatatatatatatatatatatatatatatatatatatatatatatatatatgtgcgtgtatatgtatatatatatatatatatatatatatatatatatatatatatatatatatatatatatatatactagaaactTTTTCCTTTATGGATGGTACTTTGTTAATAGGGTACATCCTTTATATTTCTCAGAAACTGGGTAGAGGAGAGGTTAAGTTGCGACCTCCTCGTCCTTTTCTAAAGACCATTAGCTTTTTAGCCCTCTGCACTTCCCCAGTTtaggcttcctttcttccattttcttgTCCATCTTTTAGCTTTCTCTTTACAGAGCAACTACAGGTTTTATCTTAACGCTGAATGGCCTCCTCAGCCTAATCGCTGAATTATATCTCTAAGATTGCATACATGTCTGTGGATAGTTAGGTTGGCTAGTCCATGAGCGAACCTTGGCCCTCGAAAAGGGTATTTCGATAACTATACCACTGAGCCAACCTTTGCATTAACAATATATAActtttcattaacattatattAGAATTAGTTCAGCAATTATCGTAATAGTTTGTTTTCATGGCTCTTTAACCAAAGAGTCAAATACCTTCAATTCAATTTTATCATACAATAATACAACTAGCAATATGGAAATTGAAAATGCAGTAGGTATTGTTACATCGTTTACGAAGGACTTCATTAATGAAGAAATCAATAATCCTCACATTACATGATTCAATGACTTTTACTCTTTCTATCCAAAAGTTTTGGAATTCTCTCACTTGCCTCTGTTTTCCTTCCAGGTAAAAGAAAGATTTATCACTTGatatttttttcgaatttttttttttttttttttttacatttgaggcAGTTGCGttgtaagagaaaaaaatgaaaataaggcgACGAATGGAGACTAAAAGTCTCACAAATTGCTGAACAAGTATATTTAAcaacaacagaaaataaaataaaatacctgaAAGAAAGTTCATTCCCAAGAAAACTTGAAATAGCTGAAGATTTTTGTATAATAAAGGGTTTATGTTATCAACCGTTAGTAAATTAAAATATGTCCTGAATTATTGCTCAGTTTCCGACACTTGAGGTGCACATGGAAATATGTGTTGGAAGAGATATCTTGGGTAAACTTAATGACTGATAATTCTTAACCCCCATCAGTATTGAATTCTCTCGTGATTGAAGGATTGATTAAGAATAAACAGTCGAAGAAAAAGCAATTGCCGGCCATTCTTTGCTTCCTGTTTTCTCAGAGAATATTTCCTTGCCAACATATATTTTCAAAGGCCTTCAATGTTAGATATCGATTTCTTCTGAGGTTTTGTTTTCCCctcatttattttatttcgttttattaGTTCTGTTTGTCTACAAGACTTAATTACTTCAACATTGCTGATCTTTATGAGGTTcaatatatttttgtggtatttaagGCACTCATTAGTCATAACACTAGGTATGGTAAACTTTGACGACAATAATAGGCCCAGGCGGaatacaaactattattattattattattattattattattattattattattattattattattattattattattattattattattattattattattctaacaacaacaatgattaaaATATTTAATGTCAATCAATAAAGATCATATTTTATTTACCTTATAACAACAGATGAttcttatagatatattttttcatgGAAAGACTActttgagtagtagtagtagtagtagtagtagtagtagtagtagtaactgtaACTGTAACGACTATCATAACAATAACtcagtgaaaatatatttttggataaaCTAAAATCCTTCAGATTGTTACTGAATGCTATTTGTCTCCAAACAGGTTAGACGATCCAGGTCCCTACCAAGATTGAAGGCAAAACGCTCCGAGGCTCAAGTTATCGAGGATTTCTATAACAAATACGGTTTAGGTAAGACATAATAAAGTCCATGAGGATTTCCACAACTGGTATTGTTACGGTAAGACATGGTTTAAGTTCACTGTGGATTTGTTCAATAATTCTGCTTTGGAAAAGCATAAGATAAAACAGGATTGTTACGACGAATATAGTCGTAGTTGGATATAAAGCCACTGATGGTTCTTAGAGTGTAAATGGCTTTGGTAAGTCATGAGATGATAAAGGTTTTGATGGCTTTGGTAAGTCATGAGATCATAGAGGTTTTGATGACTTTGATAAGTCATGAGATCATCAACGGCTTGATGGCTTTGGCAAGTCATGAGATCATGGATTATTTGATGGCTTTGGTAACACATGATATGATAAAGGATTTGATGGCTTTGGTAAGCCATGATATGATAAAGGATTTGATGGCTTTGGTCAGTCATGAGATCATAGAGGATTTGATGGCTTTGATAAGTCATGAGATGATAAGGGTTTTGATGGCTTTGGTAAGTCATGATATGATAAAGGTTTTGATGGCTTTGGTAAGGCGTGAGATCATAGAGGTTTTGAGGGCTTCAATAAGTCATGAGATGATAAAGGTTTTGATGACTTTGATAAGTCACGAGAGGATAAAGGTTTTGATGGCTTTGGTAAGGCGTGAGATCATGGAGGATTTGATGGCTTTGGTAAGTCATGATATGATAAAGGATTTGATAGCTTTGGTAAGTCATGAGATCATAGAGGATTTGATGACTTTGATAAGTCATGAGATGATAAGGGTTTTGATGGCTTTGGTAAGTCATGAGATGATAAAGGTTTTGATGGCTTTGGTAAGGCGTGAGATCATGGAGGATTTGATGGCTTTGGTAAGTCATGATATGATAAAGGATTTGATAGCTTTGGTAAGTCATGAGATCATAGAGGATTTGATGACTTTGATAAGTCATGAGATGATAAGGGTTTTGATGGCTTTGGTAAGTCATGAGATGATAAAGGTTTTGATGGCTTTGGTAAGGCGTGAGATCATAGAGGTATTGAGGGCTTCGATAAGTCATGAGATGATAAAGGTTTTGATGACTTTGATAAGTCACGAGATGATAAAGGTTTTGATGGCTTTGGTAAGGCGTGAGATCATAGAGGTTTTGATAGCTTCGATAAGTTATGAGATGGTAAAGGTTTTGATGGCTTTTGTAAGGCGTGAGATCATAGAGGTTTTGATGGCATTGATATGTCATGAGATGATAAAGGTTTTGATGGCTTTGGTAAGGCGTGAGATCATGGAGGATTTGATGGCTTTGGTAAGTCATGATATGATAAAGGATTTGATAGCTTTGGTAAGTCATGAGATCATAGAGGATTTGATGACTTTGATAAGTCATGAGATGATAAGGGTTTTGATGGCTTTGGTAAGTCATGAGATGATAAAGGTTTTGATGGCTTTGGTAAGGCGTGAGATCATAGAGGTATTGAGGGCTTCGATAAGTCATGAGATGATAAAGGTTTTGATGACTTTGATAAGTCACGAGATGATAAAGGTTTTGATGGCTTTGGTAAGGCGTGAGATCATAGAGGTTTTGATAGCTTCGATAAGTTATGAGATGGTAAAGGTTTTGATGGCTTTTGTAAGGCGTGAGATCATAGAGGTTTTGATGGCATTGATATGTCATGAGATGATAAAGGTTTTGATGGCTTTGGTAAGGCGTGAGATCATTCAGGTTTTGATGGCTTCGATAAGTTATGAGATGATAAAGGTTTTGATGGCTTTGTTAATTCATGAGGTCATCAACGACTTGATGGCTTTGATAAGTCATGAGATCATGGAGTATTTGATGGCTTTGATAAATCATGAGATCATCAACGATTTGATGGCTTTGTTAAATCATAAGATTATTTAACATTTGATGGCTTTGGTAAGGAGTGAGATCATGCAGTATTTGATGGCTTTGGTAAGGAGTGAGATTATGGAGGATTTGATGGCTTTGGTAAGGAGTGAGATCATGGAGGATTTGATGGCTTTGGTAAGGAGTGAGATCATGGAGGATTTGATGGCTTTGGTAAGGAGTGAGATCATGGAGGATTTGATGGCTTTGGTAAGGAGTGAGATCATGGAGGATTTGAGGGCTTTGATAAGTCATGAGATCAACAAGGATTTGAGGGCTTTGGTAAGTAATGAGATCATATAGGGCTTGATGGCTTTGGTAAGGAGTGAGATAATGGAGGATTTGATGGCTTTGGTAAGTCATGAGGTCTTAGAGAATTTGAGGGCTTTGGTAAGTAATGAGATCATATAGGGCTTGATGGCTTTGGTAAGGAGTGAGATAATGGAGGACTTGATGGCTTTGGTAAGTCATGAGATCATGGAGGATTTGATGGCTTCGATAAGTCATGAGATCATCAATGATTTGATGGCTTTGTTAAATCATAAGATTATTTAAGATTTGATGGCTTTGGAAAGTCATGAGATTATGGAGTATTTGATGGCTTTTTAAGTCATGAGGTCTTAGAGGATTTGAGGGCTTTGGTAAGTCATGAGATCAACAAGGATTTGAGGGCTTTGGTAAGTCATGAGATCATATAGGATTTGATGGCTTTGGTAAGTCATGAGATCATGAAGTATTTGATGGCTTTGATAAGTCATGAGATCATCAACGATTTGATGGCTTTGTTAAATCATAAGAGTATTTAAGATTTGATGGCTTTGGAAAGTCATGAGATCATGAAGTATTTGATGGCTTTGGTAAGTCATGCGATTATGGAGTATTTGATGGCTTTGGTAAGTCATGAGATCATAGAGAATTTGATTGCTTTGATAAGTCATGAGATTAATTATCAAGAATTTACAGAGGATATAGGGTCTTGGTAAGGGGTAAAGTCATAGTGCAGTTCTAGAGTAAACACCGCCTCagaaaagacttaaataaattcaCCAATGATTCCTTTGAGGCGATATTTATTTATCAACACACATCTCGTGAGGTGTTTGTGTTTGAGGACTGTAATgttcattatctattttttttttctgtttctatttctttttatgattCTTTATATTTTGGTTCTAACGTGTGCATTTCCTTTTCGTAAACCTTTTTCAAGCAAATTAATTGCTCGATTAACTTGCCTTATGAAAAGCAATAATAATACAGATGTACTAGAGAATTTCAGGGAATGGTTATTTAGATCTTTTTAATTACCTTGGCAATCTAATTAACATTCATGTATGCTCAGACATGGACGTATTTTCAGTTTTTCACCCGAGAGAATTGGGGATGTAGATAAAAATGTCTTCCGTTTGATGGTCTCGTTTGCAATGTACTGCTGAATTTGTTTTCTTACCAACAGCAATGTTCATGATTGCTTtcaatatatcagaaaaaaaaaaatatttttctagatTCCATAtgaatttcagaaaaataaaaaggtATGAATAGAATGTCTTTTGAGGTAATCATCAAACATTCCAAAAATAACATTTAACAATTTATGATTTGGTGTCTTCAAATATGTTTTCAATCATggtatgaataattaatatataacgGTAGGTCTAATGGTTTTAGATTCCATGAACAATATCTCAATAGTTGATGTGATTTTAAATGTTTCGCTAACTCGTACCTAGTGTTATTTGAAAGGAAGGCTGTCTTGATATCTTGTACGAAAACATGAGTCTACAAAAGAGGAAAGTTAAAAGCAGAaacattttatgaattttacacacatacacacacacacacacacacacacacacacatatatatatatatatatatatatatatatatatatatatatatatatcatgcggaTGTGTATTCGTCACGTTACATCTCATATATCTATAATGAATTTAATGTAATAATTTGATATTTGATACTTCAGTCATTCAAAAGGTTTCAACCATTTCCTGAAagtaatgcagaaaaaaacaaattatactttattttttaaCAGTACAGTATATCCCCAAATTCACTGTACTTAGCCCACTGATGTTCAAACATTGCAATCCTATCACGGGTACATTGCCCTTCTTCAGCTTCCTTCCAACCAAATAACCCATCATAAATGATAAActattctgtagttttttttttttttttttttttttttttttttttttttttttgagagggtaAGTTAGCAGTAGGTATTGGCACAATTAGTAATCTTTGTCCACAGTTTGCCACTTCAGCAGGTCCTAAACCTGTCTTGAGTTGACAAAGAAATTATCTTCGAATAACGGCATAGTCAACTGTAGATTTACCACTTGACTTATAACTTTGGCATGCCAGAACCATGGTGCTTCTTATAGAATTCAAGTTCAAAGTAGTAAATCCTTATTTCATCATATGATGCTAACTTTCACTTTACCCATTTTTCTGGATAAGTCTGGGAACGAGTCAGAAATACACTGGAAGGTCTTACTCAAAATTGGTGTGTACTAATACTACCCTGTTACCCATGATACCATCTGTCAAATTTTTGTATTTAAAGCCATGTAAAAAAATAGCATACGGTTATTGGAGGGTTGTCTTTTGTGACTTTAAAACCCGTTTGAAGTCAGTAGCCCACTTAATTGCTCAATAGGAAGGAATCCTCACGAAATTTAGTAAACCATATCCTTATAGGTGTCTTCATAATCCATATCCTTTTTTGCAGATCTATTTTAGATTTTGATTGCTAATGATGATATTCAAAATGTCTCTGGTAAAACTCAAGGTGGGTAAACTATTGAGACTATATGGGTAGTCATTCAAATGGCTTTAGTAAGCAGTCTTATCAACAAGTTTCAATCACTGATTTTCTTACTGGGTTGGTCAAACACTTTTTGAATGGACATTAAACTTTTTATAAATAATTCCCTTACGGACCCTTAAAATTGTGTGTATAGATTTCATGCAAATGTGCAATTGCTTTGGTATATTCATTTATTAGTCATAATTTACTAAAAAATCTTTCCTTCATCAGATGGCCGGAGCAACCCACAGTACCCTCCCCTTCCTGGATATACAGGATATATCCCAAAAGTGAAGCCCACCGACTTGGGCATCGGGAAAACCTTCAGTGCAGCTGCCCGAAGAGGGTTGGCCTGCGTAACTCTagcgagagagagaagagaggtacTCGATCCTCAGCTACATCCAGCCGTCCCTACTGCACACCATCACACCACAACCCCATCCTAGTGCGTCTGGAAAGTACTATAGGCATCATTAACAAAATACGATCTTTCTTTTATAATTAGCGGGAAATCCTGCCCATATTATTGGTAGAACCCTGAAGTGTTCTAGTTTCCGCTGGCGTTTCCAGAGGGGACTCCTTATTTTTGCAGAAAGGCATTTCCAAAAGACAACCTCTCGTATTTGCTGGAGTTTATTCCTTGAGAACGATTTCTTGTCCTTGCTGGAAGGTATCTCAAGCAAACCGACTTTTTGTATTTGATGAAATGTTTCCATGCGATTGGCTTCTTACCCTTGCCGGAAAGCGTCTCCAAAGAACGAATTCTTGTATTTGCTAGAATGTGTTCTCAGAGAACGAGTTCTTGTCTTTGTTGGAAGGCGCTTCTAGCAAATGACTTCTTGCATTTGCTGGAATGCTTTCCTAAAGAACGACTTCTTGTCCTTGCAGGAAGGTGTTTCCAAAGACACGACTTCTTGTTTTTACTGGAATGTCTTCACGTATAAT
This DNA window, taken from Palaemon carinicauda isolate YSFRI2023 chromosome 10, ASM3689809v2, whole genome shotgun sequence, encodes the following:
- the LOC137648464 gene encoding sperm-associated microtubule inner protein 5-like isoform X1, with product MMEAPSTPIVRRRTYIVGYSGYIPGLMFRYGQTFGKAAEESIALYLQQQAERRSREEVRRSRSLPRLKAKRSEAQVIEDFYNKYGLDGRSNPQYPPLPGYTGYIPKVKPTDLGIGKTFSAAARRGLACVTLARERREVLDPQLHPAVPTAHHHTTTPS
- the LOC137648464 gene encoding sperm-associated microtubule inner protein 5-like isoform X2; the protein is MFRYGQTFGKAAEESIALYLQQQAERRSREEVRRSRSLPRLKAKRSEAQVIEDFYNKYGLDGRSNPQYPPLPGYTGYIPKVKPTDLGIGKTFSAAARRGLACVTLARERREVLDPQLHPAVPTAHHHTTTPS